A section of the Phormidium ambiguum IAM M-71 genome encodes:
- a CDS encoding PRC-barrel domain-containing protein, whose product MNTQRSMIKLSQLMNLLVLDRRTAEELGRVEQLWLNVQTHQVIGLTCKSGILGSNKQGVIWQQIESFGEHSIVVNINRDEFSNPEKPDEVYSLIGHEVWTDTGSKVGKLVDYLIVPETGAIVNYLFSSSGWKGILNGLYILPISKIQSIGSKRLIVEEATFQEPQFYSEGLNQKVGQFKELLKTDLEETKRHLDSLAKGAQSIAEQAKDKAKELGDRAKEQISESQVKSENPSLPEAPEIIEIKAELVREDSEEKGKG is encoded by the coding sequence ATGAATACACAAAGATCAATGATTAAGCTCAGTCAACTAATGAATTTGTTAGTGTTAGATCGGCGCACGGCGGAAGAGTTAGGACGGGTAGAGCAGTTATGGTTAAATGTCCAAACTCATCAAGTAATTGGTTTAACTTGTAAGTCTGGGATTTTGGGTAGTAATAAACAAGGAGTAATTTGGCAACAAATTGAATCTTTTGGCGAACATAGTATTGTGGTTAATATTAATCGTGATGAATTTTCTAATCCAGAAAAACCTGATGAAGTATATTCTTTAATTGGGCATGAAGTGTGGACGGATACTGGTAGTAAGGTTGGTAAGTTAGTAGATTATTTAATTGTCCCTGAAACTGGTGCTATAGTTAATTATTTGTTTAGTTCTAGCGGTTGGAAGGGAATTTTAAATGGTCTGTACATTTTACCAATTTCTAAAATTCAAAGTATTGGTAGTAAGCGGTTGATTGTGGAGGAAGCAACTTTTCAAGAACCACAATTTTATTCTGAGGGGTTGAATCAAAAAGTAGGGCAGTTTAAAGAGTTGTTAAAGACCGATTTAGAGGAGACTAAGCGCCATTTAGATTCCCTAGCAAAAGGGGCGCAGAGTATTGCAGAACAAGCAAAAGATAAGGCGAAAGAGTTAGGCGATCGCGCAAAGGAACAAATTTCAGAAAGTCAAGTAAAATCCGAAAATCCATCTTTACCGGAAGCGCCTGAAATTATTGAAATTAAGGCTGAATTGGTAAGGGAAGATTCAGAAGAAAAGGGAAAAGGTTGA
- a CDS encoding GNAT family N-acetyltransferase, translated as MEWIFCSIDDDTVNRDNFDCGVPELNEYLKKYARQNDRRGIAKTFVAISEGENKDVAGYYSVGMAEIKRESLPANYQRGIPRYPVPSMRLTRLAVAVTMQGKGLGGELLIECFRKAVRLSSEVGIFAVIVDAKNQPAKEFYLKYGFIPLEDNELSLFIPIATITKVLKIAP; from the coding sequence ATGGAATGGATTTTTTGCTCTATAGATGATGACACAGTTAACAGAGACAATTTTGACTGCGGTGTACCAGAGTTAAATGAGTATCTGAAAAAGTATGCAAGGCAAAATGATAGAAGAGGAATTGCTAAAACCTTTGTGGCAATTTCTGAAGGTGAAAACAAGGATGTAGCTGGCTATTACTCTGTAGGTATGGCTGAAATTAAACGAGAGTCTCTACCTGCAAATTATCAGCGAGGAATACCCCGCTATCCTGTCCCATCGATGCGCCTAACTAGACTGGCTGTAGCTGTTACAATGCAGGGTAAAGGACTAGGCGGAGAACTTCTAATTGAGTGCTTTCGTAAAGCAGTTCGCCTCTCTTCTGAAGTGGGAATATTTGCCGTCATAGTCGATGCTAAAAATCAGCCAGCAAAAGAGTTTTATTTAAAATACGGCTTTATCCCGCTTGAAGATAATGAACTTTCACTTTTTATTCCGATCGCCACTATTACCAAAGTCCTAAAAATTGCTCCGTGA
- a CDS encoding DUF1778 domain-containing protein, with the protein MSTPIQNNQTTTIEITLTQEQKETLEKAAAISSQTLNEYLLAAALQLAEEIPLQPEAIVLSEKDWEIFTSALENPPEPNEVLKAAIKKHQEKYGNW; encoded by the coding sequence GTGTCAACTCCCATCCAAAACAACCAAACAACCACAATTGAAATAACCCTAACTCAAGAACAAAAAGAAACCTTAGAAAAAGCCGCTGCTATTAGCTCTCAAACTCTCAACGAATATTTGTTAGCAGCAGCATTGCAATTAGCAGAAGAAATACCCTTACAACCAGAAGCGATCGTACTTTCCGAAAAAGACTGGGAAATCTTTACCTCAGCTTTGGAAAATCCACCTGAACCTAACGAAGTACTGAAAGCAGCGATTAAAAAACATCAGGAAAAATATGGCAATTGGTAA
- a CDS encoding helix-turn-helix domain-containing protein yields the protein MNTVQNRSSQMIRVHADLDLYGLSPYEFRLYAHIARRGECFASLETTAKICKMSVRKAQYALKTLEKLGLVQKTVRKGKTDIYELTPRKCWKDPEYDINLEAERNKVKASFAKSRASISRTINNENNEEEPEF from the coding sequence ATGAATACAGTACAAAATCGTTCCAGCCAAATGATTCGTGTCCACGCAGACCTTGATCTTTATGGTCTGAGTCCCTACGAGTTCAGACTGTATGCACACATAGCTCGTAGAGGAGAATGTTTCGCTAGTCTGGAAACAACTGCAAAAATTTGTAAAATGAGCGTCCGAAAGGCTCAATATGCTCTTAAAACTCTAGAAAAATTAGGATTAGTGCAAAAAACAGTTCGTAAGGGTAAAACAGACATTTATGAACTGACACCCAGGAAATGTTGGAAAGATCCAGAATACGATATCAATTTAGAAGCAGAGCGCAATAAGGTCAAAGCTTCTTTTGCAAAATCACGAGCATCAATATCCAGAACAATAAATAATGAAAATAATGAAGAAGAACCAGAGTTTTAA